In Streptomyces sp. NBC_01717, one DNA window encodes the following:
- a CDS encoding ABC transporter substrate-binding protein, which produces MTHQPHSTTRRSLLGGLLAAAAVPALAACSSGITSLDGQGGGSSSGAGSSAGGITIGTANFTENQVLGYLYAEALQAAGVKTEVRANLGTREILIPALEGGDIDLLPEYQGALLHYLDPKAKATEEGEMQNALAIALPKGLQILPYGMAEDSDAFVVTTRTARKYGLSSLADLAKQNGKLVIGAAPEVKKRTVGAVGLKDVYGVEFKEFKSLDSSGPLVKGALKKGDVDVANLFTTDTDIAAEGWVVLTDPKNLIPGQHVVPLIADRAADSTVRKALARLGATLTTKDLTELNRLVDKDKKDPEDVAHEWAAAHGLTQK; this is translated from the coding sequence ATGACCCACCAGCCCCACAGCACCACCCGTCGCTCCCTGCTGGGCGGCCTCCTCGCCGCGGCCGCCGTCCCCGCACTCGCGGCCTGCAGCAGCGGCATCACCTCGCTCGACGGCCAGGGCGGAGGCAGCAGCAGCGGCGCCGGCTCCAGCGCCGGCGGCATCACGATCGGCACGGCCAACTTCACCGAGAACCAGGTGCTCGGCTACCTGTACGCCGAAGCCCTGCAGGCCGCCGGAGTGAAGACAGAGGTCCGCGCCAACCTGGGCACCCGCGAGATCCTCATCCCCGCCCTCGAGGGCGGCGACATCGACCTCCTCCCCGAGTACCAGGGCGCCCTCCTGCACTACCTCGACCCGAAGGCGAAAGCCACCGAGGAGGGCGAGATGCAGAACGCCCTGGCCATCGCCCTCCCCAAGGGCCTCCAGATCCTCCCGTACGGCATGGCCGAGGACTCGGACGCCTTCGTGGTCACCACGAGGACGGCCAGGAAATACGGTCTGTCCTCCCTCGCCGACCTGGCGAAGCAGAACGGGAAGCTCGTCATCGGCGCGGCCCCCGAGGTGAAGAAGCGGACGGTCGGGGCGGTGGGCCTGAAGGACGTGTACGGAGTCGAGTTCAAGGAGTTCAAGTCGCTGGACTCCTCCGGCCCGCTGGTCAAGGGGGCCCTGAAGAAGGGCGACGTCGACGTCGCCAACCTCTTCACCACCGACACGGACATCGCCGCCGAGGGCTGGGTGGTCCTCACCGACCCCAAGAACCTGATCCCCGGCCAGCACGTGGTCCCCCTGATCGCGGACCGCGCGGCGGACTCCACGGTCCGCAAGGCACTGGCCCGCCTGGGCGCCACTCTCACGACGAAGGACCTCACGGAGCTGAACCGCCTGGTGGACAAGGACAAGAAGGACCCGGAGGACGTGGCGCACGAGTGGGCCGCGGCGCACGGCCTGACACAGAAGTAA
- a CDS encoding helix-turn-helix transcriptional regulator — MDGDLGDFLRSRRARIQPEDVGLQAYGRRRVPGLRREEVAQLAGVSVDYYIRLEQGRGPSVSDAVLDAIARVLRLDETELAYLHTVARPSTKARGERPAAAQRVRPGLRLLLDTIDRAPAFILGRRMDVLAWNALGDAVVGFSRMPAAVRNMPRQVFLEPAARKLYPEWAAVAAETVSHLRLDAGLHPTDRQLATLVGELSLRSEDFRRLWADHQVKAKTYGVKRIRHPVAGELTLPYETLALPGDPDQSLVVYTPEPDTETAERIALLASWAAAPAG; from the coding sequence ATGGATGGGGACCTCGGAGACTTTCTCCGCTCGCGACGAGCACGGATCCAGCCCGAGGACGTAGGCCTGCAGGCGTACGGCCGACGCCGGGTGCCGGGGCTGCGCCGCGAGGAGGTCGCACAGCTCGCGGGAGTGAGCGTCGACTACTACATCCGGCTGGAACAGGGGCGCGGACCGAGCGTCTCGGACGCGGTGCTCGACGCGATCGCCCGGGTGCTGCGGCTGGACGAGACGGAGCTGGCGTATCTGCACACCGTGGCCCGGCCGAGCACGAAGGCACGCGGCGAGCGGCCGGCTGCCGCGCAGCGGGTACGGCCCGGGCTGCGGCTGCTGCTGGACACCATCGACCGGGCCCCCGCGTTCATCCTGGGCCGCCGCATGGACGTGCTGGCCTGGAACGCCCTGGGCGACGCCGTCGTCGGTTTCTCCCGGATGCCCGCCGCCGTGCGCAACATGCCGCGCCAGGTGTTCCTGGAACCGGCGGCGCGCAAGCTGTACCCGGAGTGGGCGGCAGTGGCAGCGGAGACGGTCTCGCATCTACGGCTGGATGCCGGGCTGCACCCGACGGACAGACAGCTCGCCACGCTGGTCGGCGAGCTGTCGTTGCGAAGCGAGGACTTCCGGCGGCTGTGGGCGGACCACCAGGTCAAGGCGAAGACGTACGGGGTCAAGCGCATCCGGCATCCCGTGGCGGGTGAACTGACGCTTCCGTACGAGACGCTGGCGCTGCCCGGCGACCCCGACCAGTCGCTGGTCGTCTATACGCCGGAGCCGGACACCGAGACTGCCGAGCGGATCGCGCTCCTGGCGAGCTGGGCGGCCGCGCCCGCCGGATGA
- a CDS encoding roadblock/LC7 domain-containing protein → MVPEAEVQDVLAELQRLRARVPLLAGALAASTDGLVLAQDTPGVEAEGVAALTAASLGVALRMTEATGRGGFRELLVRGETGYIATYAAGSSAVLTLLAEDRINVGRLHLEGRRASTRIGELVDTALRRTAQPAPVSHAPRPRTPPAGGPLPHRT, encoded by the coding sequence ATGGTTCCCGAGGCCGAAGTCCAGGACGTCCTGGCCGAACTCCAGCGGCTACGCGCCCGGGTTCCGCTCCTCGCGGGCGCGCTGGCGGCCAGCACCGACGGACTCGTCCTGGCCCAGGACACCCCGGGAGTGGAGGCGGAGGGCGTCGCCGCACTGACCGCGGCCTCGCTCGGCGTCGCGCTCCGGATGACGGAGGCGACGGGCCGGGGCGGCTTCCGCGAACTGCTCGTACGAGGCGAGACCGGCTACATCGCCACGTACGCGGCGGGCTCCTCCGCAGTGCTCACGCTCCTGGCCGAGGACCGGATCAACGTCGGCCGGCTCCACCTGGAAGGCCGCCGGGCGAGCACCCGGATCGGCGAACTGGTCGACACCGCCCTGCGACGCACCGCACAACCCGCGCCCGTGTCGCACGCCCCGCGCCCCCGCACCCCGCCCGCCGGCGGCCCGCTCCCGCACCGCACGTAA
- a CDS encoding MurR/RpiR family transcriptional regulator, with the protein MSSPAARLQQLFEGHRLTPTQRRIAHSMVRRAADVPFLSSVELADLAGVSQPSVTRFAVALGFDGYPALRKHLREVAPGPGEAAGAVDDTYNEYQQAVHAEIENLRHLADLLADPTPVERAGRLLAASRPLLVLGLRAASSQARGFGYFAAKVHPDVRVLDEGGSMLRDRIDAARRAGASALVCFALPRHPKEVVDALAYAQEQGLTVVSVADSAFTPVAAHSDLLIPAAVGTGLAFDTACAPMLLGRVLLEAMCDDLPDAQARLEEFDARAAARGLFAE; encoded by the coding sequence ATGAGCAGCCCGGCCGCGCGGTTGCAGCAGCTCTTCGAGGGGCACCGGCTCACGCCCACCCAGCGGCGCATCGCGCACTCCATGGTCCGGCGGGCCGCCGATGTGCCGTTCCTGTCCAGCGTGGAACTGGCCGATCTGGCCGGGGTCAGCCAGCCGTCCGTCACCCGCTTCGCCGTCGCGCTCGGGTTCGACGGGTATCCGGCACTGCGCAAGCACCTGCGGGAGGTCGCCCCCGGACCCGGTGAGGCGGCGGGCGCCGTCGACGACACCTACAACGAATACCAGCAGGCCGTCCACGCCGAGATCGAGAACCTGCGGCACCTCGCCGACCTGCTCGCCGACCCCACTCCCGTCGAGCGGGCGGGGCGGCTGCTCGCCGCGTCGCGGCCGCTGCTCGTGCTCGGGCTGCGCGCCGCCTCCTCGCAGGCGCGTGGCTTCGGCTACTTCGCAGCCAAGGTCCACCCGGATGTGCGGGTGCTCGACGAGGGCGGCAGCATGCTGCGCGACCGCATCGACGCCGCGCGGCGGGCGGGGGCGAGCGCGCTGGTCTGCTTTGCGCTGCCACGCCACCCGAAGGAGGTCGTGGACGCGCTCGCGTACGCCCAGGAACAGGGTCTGACCGTGGTGTCGGTGGCCGACTCGGCGTTCACCCCGGTGGCCGCACACAGCGATCTGCTGATTCCGGCGGCCGTCGGCACCGGGCTCGCCTTCGACACCGCGTGTGCGCCGATGCTGCTGGGGCGGGTGCTGCTGGAGGCGATGTGCGACGACCTGCCCGATGCGCAGGCGCGGCTGGAGGAGTTCGACGCGCGGGCGGCGGCGCGCGGTCTGTTCGCCGAGTGA
- a CDS encoding ABC transporter permease yields the protein MTIDWSWISDHASDLATLTVSHLQAALTAVLLGLLISLPLAVLAHRVRPLRGFLLGLSNILFTIPSIAVFVLLLPVSGLTRTTTVIGLTVYTLVVLLRNTVEGLDSVPARTREAAKAMGTRPLRILLTVELPLALPVIMAGVRIATVMSISLVSVATYIGDGGLGQLFTDGFQRNFPTPVVVGIALTLLLALVADAALVAVQYVLTPWKRKQRA from the coding sequence ATGACCATCGACTGGTCGTGGATCTCCGACCACGCGAGCGACCTCGCCACCCTCACCGTCTCCCACCTCCAGGCCGCCCTGACCGCCGTGCTCCTCGGCCTGCTGATCTCGCTCCCGCTGGCCGTCCTGGCCCACCGGGTACGCCCCCTGCGCGGCTTCCTCCTGGGCCTGTCGAACATCCTCTTCACGATCCCGTCCATCGCGGTCTTCGTCCTTCTCCTGCCGGTGTCCGGCCTCACCCGCACCACCACGGTGATCGGCCTGACCGTCTACACACTGGTCGTGCTCCTCCGCAACACGGTCGAGGGCCTGGACTCCGTCCCGGCGCGCACCAGGGAGGCCGCCAAGGCGATGGGCACCCGCCCACTGCGCATCCTGCTCACCGTCGAGCTCCCCCTCGCCCTCCCCGTGATCATGGCGGGCGTACGGATCGCCACGGTCATGTCGATCTCGCTGGTCAGCGTGGCCACGTACATCGGCGACGGCGGCCTCGGCCAGCTCTTCACGGACGGGTTCCAGCGCAACTTCCCGACCCCGGTGGTCGTCGGCATCGCCCTGACCCTGCTGCTCGCGCTGGTCGCGGACGCGGCGCTGGTGGCCGTGCAGTACGTGCTCACCCCCTGGAAGCGGAAGCAGAGGGCCTGA
- a CDS encoding purine-cytosine permease family protein, with translation MADSLVERRSIDVVPDDERHGNAFSQFTLWLGANLQITAVVSGALAVIFGGGAFWSLIGLLVGNLLGGAVMSLHSAQGPRLGLPQMISSRAQFGVRGAVVPLLLVVVMYVGFFASGSVLAGQAVGELTHLGQTPGILVFAVITALMAAIGYRIVHVLGRVASVVCALAFVYLGIRLLDRIDLGAALADRAFDLPMFLLAVSIAASWQLAFGPYVADYSRYLPRHTSTRATFWWTLAGTTLGSQWSMAFGVLVAASAGEAFLDDQVGYVVSLGGTGLIASLLYFVIALGKLTINVLNTYGGFMSMVTGISGFRGQRALSQRGRSAYIAVIMIAGTAVALLGKDTFLTSFKDFLLFLLTFFTPWSAINLVDYYLISRERYDIPALSDPDGRYGAWRWDALSVYAVGIVAQLPFLATTFYTGPLVEPLGGADISWVIGLLVPALLYWLLARRDTTHIPTATITSPDRVPAG, from the coding sequence ATGGCCGACTCTCTCGTCGAGCGCCGCTCGATCGACGTCGTACCGGACGACGAACGGCACGGAAACGCGTTCTCCCAGTTCACCCTCTGGCTCGGCGCGAACCTCCAGATCACCGCAGTGGTCAGCGGCGCGCTCGCGGTCATCTTCGGCGGCGGCGCCTTCTGGTCCCTGATCGGCCTGCTGGTGGGCAATCTGCTCGGCGGAGCGGTGATGTCGCTGCACTCGGCGCAGGGCCCCCGGCTGGGTCTGCCCCAGATGATCTCCAGCCGGGCACAGTTCGGGGTGCGGGGCGCGGTCGTGCCGCTGCTCCTCGTCGTCGTGATGTACGTCGGCTTCTTCGCCAGCGGCAGCGTGCTGGCCGGTCAGGCGGTCGGCGAGCTCACCCACCTCGGGCAGACCCCCGGCATCCTCGTCTTCGCCGTGATCACCGCGCTGATGGCGGCGATCGGCTACCGGATCGTCCACGTCCTCGGCCGGGTCGCCAGCGTGGTCTGCGCACTGGCCTTCGTCTATCTCGGCATCCGGCTGCTGGACCGGATCGATCTCGGCGCCGCCCTCGCCGACCGTGCCTTCGACCTGCCGATGTTCCTGCTCGCGGTGTCGATCGCGGCGTCCTGGCAGCTGGCGTTCGGGCCCTACGTCGCGGACTACTCGCGCTACCTGCCGCGCCACACGAGCACCCGCGCCACCTTCTGGTGGACACTGGCCGGCACGACGCTCGGCTCCCAGTGGTCCATGGCCTTCGGCGTGCTGGTCGCGGCATCCGCGGGCGAGGCGTTCCTCGACGACCAGGTCGGCTACGTCGTCTCGCTGGGCGGCACCGGCCTGATCGCCTCGCTGCTCTACTTCGTGATCGCGCTCGGCAAGCTGACCATCAACGTGCTGAACACCTACGGCGGGTTCATGTCGATGGTCACCGGCATCAGCGGCTTCCGCGGGCAGCGGGCGCTCTCGCAGCGCGGCCGCTCCGCGTACATCGCCGTGATCATGATCGCGGGCACGGCGGTCGCCCTGCTCGGCAAGGACACCTTCCTCACCTCGTTCAAGGACTTCCTGCTGTTCCTGCTGACCTTCTTCACCCCGTGGTCGGCGATCAACCTCGTCGACTACTACCTGATTTCGCGTGAGCGGTACGACATCCCGGCCCTGTCCGACCCCGACGGCCGCTACGGCGCCTGGCGCTGGGACGCACTGTCGGTGTACGCGGTGGGCATCGTCGCCCAGCTCCCCTTCCTGGCGACGACCTTCTACACCGGCCCGTTGGTGGAGCCGCTGGGCGGCGCGGACATCTCCTGGGTGATCGGCCTGCTCGTACCCGCCTTGCTGTACTGGCTGCTCGCCCGCCGCGACACGACGCACATCCCGACGGCCACGATCACCTCGCCGGACCGGGTCCCGGCCGGCTGA
- a CDS encoding aromatic amino acid ammonia-lyase, which yields MDSSPFGGWAADHAVAVVELDGRTLPVADVVRIARGTARPVPGAEAMKRVDRSWSAARELAATGRVYGRSTGVGANRNEGVPTEAAADHGLRLLRSHAGAIGDPLPAREVRAMLAVRANQLLAGGAGLRPGVVVGLCEALEAGAHPVVNEFGSVGTGDIAALAQVGLALAGEHPWQGPGAAPEPQSLDNNDALALISSNALTLGQAALALDELRRLVTATEAVAALSLLAVDGSYEAYAEPVHAARPHPGSYQVAARMRQLLGAPDRPGPPLGRIQDPYGFRCLPQIHGPAQDAADALERVLAVEINAAAENPLICPDAGLNGSPAAYHHGGFYMAQLALALDHFRLAVTQVARLSTSRLSALNEPSFTRLRPFLADGEPAASGVMILEYAAGAALGDLRAFSAPASLGHAVLSRGVEEQASFASLAARQTLRVCSAYRQVVACELVSAVRALRLRDLRPDPELPVGRAFALADSLLDAELADRPLTDDVKAAAGELLDRCTDLWNTGLTGTSRDTGLTSTRGTA from the coding sequence ATGGACTCCTCGCCCTTCGGTGGCTGGGCCGCGGACCATGCCGTCGCCGTCGTCGAGCTCGATGGCCGGACCCTGCCCGTCGCCGACGTCGTCCGGATCGCCCGTGGTACCGCCCGGCCCGTGCCCGGTGCCGAGGCGATGAAGCGTGTCGACCGGTCCTGGTCCGCCGCCCGGGAGCTCGCCGCGACCGGGCGAGTCTACGGGCGCTCCACCGGGGTCGGCGCCAATCGCAACGAGGGCGTTCCCACCGAGGCCGCCGCCGATCACGGGCTGCGCCTGCTGCGCAGCCACGCCGGGGCCATCGGTGACCCGCTGCCCGCCCGCGAGGTCCGCGCCATGCTCGCCGTGCGCGCCAATCAGCTGCTTGCGGGCGGTGCCGGACTGCGGCCCGGCGTCGTCGTGGGTCTCTGCGAGGCGCTGGAGGCCGGCGCGCACCCGGTGGTCAACGAGTTCGGTTCGGTCGGTACCGGGGACATCGCCGCCCTGGCCCAGGTCGGCCTCGCACTCGCCGGGGAGCATCCCTGGCAGGGGCCCGGCGCCGCGCCCGAGCCCCAGTCGCTCGACAACAACGACGCCCTTGCCCTGATCAGCAGCAACGCCCTCACCCTCGGTCAGGCCGCCCTCGCGCTCGACGAGCTGCGCCGGCTCGTCACCGCCACCGAAGCGGTCGCCGCGCTCTCGCTGCTCGCGGTCGACGGTTCGTACGAGGCGTACGCCGAACCGGTCCACGCCGCCCGTCCGCACCCCGGCTCGTACCAGGTCGCGGCGCGGATGCGGCAGTTGCTCGGCGCTCCCGACCGCCCGGGGCCGCCGCTCGGCCGGATCCAGGACCCGTACGGTTTCCGCTGCCTGCCGCAGATCCACGGCCCCGCGCAGGACGCCGCCGACGCGCTCGAACGCGTCCTCGCCGTCGAGATCAACGCCGCCGCCGAGAACCCGCTGATCTGCCCGGACGCCGGTCTCAACGGCAGCCCTGCCGCCTACCACCACGGCGGCTTCTACATGGCCCAACTCGCCCTGGCTCTCGATCACTTCAGGCTCGCGGTCACCCAGGTCGCCCGGCTCTCCACCTCTCGGCTCTCGGCTCTCAACGAGCCGTCCTTCACCCGGCTGCGGCCGTTCCTCGCGGACGGCGAGCCCGCCGCCTCGGGCGTGATGATCCTGGAGTACGCGGCCGGGGCCGCCCTCGGCGATCTGCGGGCGTTCTCCGCGCCCGCCTCGCTCGGTCATGCCGTGCTCTCCCGCGGCGTCGAGGAGCAGGCCAGCTTCGCCTCGCTGGCCGCCCGTCAGACACTGCGCGTCTGCAGCGCCTACCGGCAGGTCGTCGCCTGCGAACTCGTCTCCGCCGTAAGGGCGTTGCGCCTGCGCGACCTGCGGCCCGATCCTGAGCTGCCGGTCGGGCGGGCGTTCGCGCTGGCCGATTCGTTGCTCGACGCCGAGCTCGCGGACCGGCCGCTCACCGATGATGTGAAGGCGGCGGCCGGGGAACTGCTCGACCGCTGCACGGATCTGTGGAACACCGGACTCACCGGAACGAGCCGGGACACCGGACTCACCAGTACAAGGGGGACAGCATGA
- a CDS encoding SDR family oxidoreductase yields MSYETLAGRTAVITGAASGMGAATALLLAARGARVALLARRADRLEEVAAKVTAEGGEALVVAADVTDQASVDAAAERVHTAYGEVDLVVNAAGVMLPNPVAEGRTDEWQRMLDTNVSGALRIIRAFTPDLVAAASEGRTADLVNISSIGAHIAFPNYAVYGATKAALSYLSASLRTEFGPRDVRVTNIEPGLTDTELGSHIDNAELSGELDGMFDAMGSLSGDDIADLVAYATSRPRHVNLRQLIVLPTRQA; encoded by the coding sequence ATGTCGTACGAGACCCTCGCAGGCCGCACCGCTGTCATCACCGGAGCCGCCAGCGGCATGGGCGCCGCCACCGCCCTCCTGCTCGCCGCCCGGGGAGCCAGGGTGGCGCTGCTGGCCCGGCGGGCGGACCGGTTGGAGGAAGTGGCCGCCAAGGTCACGGCGGAGGGCGGCGAAGCCCTCGTCGTGGCGGCGGACGTCACCGACCAGGCATCCGTCGACGCGGCTGCCGAGCGTGTCCACACCGCCTACGGCGAGGTCGACCTGGTGGTCAACGCGGCCGGGGTGATGCTGCCGAACCCGGTGGCAGAGGGCCGTACCGACGAGTGGCAGCGGATGCTCGACACCAATGTGTCCGGCGCGCTGCGGATCATCCGTGCCTTCACCCCCGACCTGGTGGCGGCCGCCTCCGAAGGCCGCACCGCGGACCTGGTGAACATCTCGTCGATCGGCGCGCACATCGCGTTCCCCAACTACGCCGTGTACGGGGCGACGAAGGCGGCGCTCAGCTACCTGTCGGCATCCCTGCGCACGGAGTTCGGCCCGCGAGACGTCCGCGTCACGAACATCGAGCCGGGCCTCACCGACACGGAGCTGGGCAGCCACATCGACAACGCGGAGCTGTCGGGCGAACTGGACGGCATGTTCGACGCGATGGGCTCCCTGTCCGGCGACGACATCGCCGATCTGGTCGCCTACGCCACCAGCCGCCCGCGCCACGTCAACCTGCGCCAGCTGATCGTGCTCCCCACACGCCAGGCGTGA
- a CDS encoding ABC transporter permease, with protein MYELFANLGTWLTSAEQWQGPDGIAHRLAEHLQYSLLATLIATAIALPIGLLIGHTGRGAFLAINLSSFGRALPTVGLVVLVFLASGLSMTPVYVALVALAVPSIVTNTYAGMTAVDPEVKDAARGQGMRGHQILWQVELPLALPLIMTGLRLALIQVVATATVAAYVSFGGLGRYVFDGLAQRDLVQVLGGAVLVAVVAVALDLVLSGLQRILFRHRTA; from the coding sequence ATGTACGAACTCTTCGCGAACCTCGGCACCTGGCTGACCAGCGCCGAACAGTGGCAGGGCCCGGACGGCATCGCACACCGCCTTGCCGAGCACCTCCAGTACTCGCTCCTCGCCACCTTGATCGCCACGGCGATCGCGCTCCCGATCGGCCTGCTCATCGGCCACACGGGGCGCGGCGCGTTCCTCGCCATCAACCTCTCGTCGTTCGGCCGGGCGCTCCCCACGGTCGGCCTGGTGGTGCTGGTCTTCCTGGCCAGCGGCCTGTCGATGACCCCGGTGTACGTGGCGCTGGTCGCCCTCGCCGTCCCGTCGATCGTCACCAACACCTACGCCGGGATGACCGCCGTCGACCCGGAGGTGAAGGACGCCGCCCGCGGCCAGGGCATGCGTGGCCACCAGATCCTGTGGCAGGTGGAACTCCCCCTCGCCCTCCCCCTGATCATGACCGGCCTGCGCCTCGCCCTGATCCAGGTCGTCGCCACCGCCACGGTCGCCGCGTACGTCAGCTTCGGCGGCCTCGGCCGGTACGTCTTCGACGGCCTGGCCCAGCGTGACCTCGTCCAGGTACTGGGCGGCGCGGTCCTCGTGGCGGTCGTGGCCGTCGCCCTGGACCTGGTCCTGTCCGGACTGCAGCGCATCCTCTTCCGTCACCGCACCGCCTGA
- a CDS encoding ABC transporter ATP-binding protein, protein MIKFDAVNKRFPNGTTAVHELSLTMPEGGITVLVGSSGCGKTTTLRMINRMIDPSSGTITLGGRNILEADAAELRRGIGYVIQQAGLFPHRTILDNIATVPLLLGHGRKRARARAAELLETVGLPADAAKRYPHQLSGGQQQRVGVARALAADPPVLLMDEPFGAVDPVVRTQLQDELLRLQQELNKTIVFVTHDIDEAVRLGDRIAVFRTGGHLVQCAPPAELLARPADDFVADFLGAERGLKLLSLSTLADLPRQPARTVRADEPAPAGRADWQLVVSAKGEPLGWLDPAAAPSGPAGDAPLLPVRPLRDTDSLLSALNESVASPAGLIARVDDTGVLTGVTAREAVHARAGDAHTAAVAAPLPATAPAGKGSA, encoded by the coding sequence ATGATCAAATTCGACGCAGTGAACAAGCGTTTCCCGAACGGCACAACAGCAGTTCATGAGCTCAGCCTCACCATGCCGGAGGGCGGCATCACCGTCCTGGTCGGTTCGTCCGGCTGCGGCAAGACCACCACCCTCCGGATGATCAACCGGATGATCGATCCGAGCTCCGGCACGATCACGCTCGGCGGCCGGAACATCCTCGAAGCGGACGCCGCCGAGCTCCGCCGGGGCATCGGATACGTCATCCAGCAGGCCGGGCTCTTTCCGCACCGCACGATCCTCGACAACATCGCCACGGTCCCGCTGCTGCTGGGCCACGGGCGCAAGCGCGCCCGGGCCCGCGCGGCCGAACTGCTGGAGACGGTCGGGCTTCCGGCGGACGCCGCCAAGCGCTACCCGCACCAGCTCTCCGGCGGCCAGCAGCAGCGCGTCGGTGTCGCGCGTGCGCTCGCCGCGGATCCGCCGGTGCTGCTGATGGACGAGCCGTTCGGCGCGGTCGACCCCGTCGTCCGGACCCAGCTCCAGGACGAGCTGCTCCGCCTCCAGCAGGAGCTGAACAAGACCATCGTCTTCGTCACCCATGACATCGACGAGGCGGTCCGGCTCGGCGACCGGATCGCCGTGTTCCGTACCGGCGGTCATCTGGTGCAGTGCGCACCGCCCGCCGAACTGCTCGCGCGCCCGGCCGACGACTTCGTCGCCGACTTCCTCGGCGCCGAACGCGGCCTGAAGCTGCTCTCGTTGAGCACGCTCGCAGATCTCCCCCGGCAGCCGGCGAGGACGGTACGGGCCGACGAACCCGCCCCCGCCGGGCGCGCCGACTGGCAGCTGGTCGTCTCCGCCAAGGGCGAACCCCTCGGCTGGCTGGACCCGGCAGCCGCTCCGTCGGGCCCGGCGGGCGACGCCCCGCTCCTCCCCGTACGTCCGCTGCGCGACACCGACTCGCTGCTCTCCGCGCTGAACGAGTCGGTCGCCTCCCCGGCCGGCCTGATAGCCCGGGTCGACGACACGGGCGTACTGACCGGGGTCACCGCGCGCGAGGCCGTCCACGCGCGGGCGGGGGACGCCCACACCGCAGCGGTCGCGGCCCCCCTGCCCGCGACGGCTCCGGCCGGAAAGGGCAGCGCATGA
- a CDS encoding cystathionine beta-synthase: MQFHDSMISLVGNTPLVRLRSVTAGIEATVLAKVEYFNPGGSVKDRIALRMIEAAEESGALQPGGTIVEPTSGNTGVGLAIVAQQKGYKCIFVCPDKVSTDKINVLRAYGAEVVVCPTAVDPEHPDSYYNVSDRLVRETPGAWKPDQYSNPNNPRSHYETTGPELWEQTDGKITHFVAGVGTGGTITGTGRYLKEVSGDSVKIVGADPEGSVYSGGSGRPYLVEGVGEDFWPSAYDSTVTDEIVAVSDKDSFQMTRRLAKEEGLLVGGSCGMAVVAALEVAQRLGPDDVVVVLLPDSGRGYLSKIFNDEWMADYGFLEDTGPSARVGDVLAHKEGPIPTLVHMHPEETVGEAIDVLREYGVSQMPIVKPGAGHPDVMAAEVIGSVVERELLNALFAQRASLTDPLEKHMSPPLPQVGSGEPVEDLMSVLSGADAADAAIVLVEGKPKGVVSRQDLLSFLAKDAGPKQ, translated from the coding sequence GTGCAATTTCACGATTCGATGATCAGTCTCGTTGGCAATACCCCGCTGGTGAGGCTGCGCAGTGTGACGGCCGGCATCGAGGCGACGGTGCTGGCCAAGGTCGAGTACTTCAATCCCGGCGGTTCGGTCAAGGACCGCATCGCCCTGCGCATGATCGAGGCGGCCGAGGAGAGCGGCGCGCTGCAGCCCGGCGGCACGATCGTCGAGCCGACGAGCGGCAACACGGGCGTCGGTCTGGCGATCGTCGCGCAGCAGAAGGGCTACAAGTGCATCTTCGTCTGCCCGGACAAGGTGTCCACGGACAAGATCAATGTGCTGCGCGCGTACGGTGCCGAGGTCGTCGTCTGCCCGACGGCCGTCGATCCCGAGCACCCGGACTCGTACTACAACGTGTCCGACCGGCTGGTCCGTGAGACGCCGGGCGCCTGGAAGCCCGACCAGTACTCGAACCCGAACAACCCGCGCTCGCACTACGAGACCACCGGTCCCGAACTGTGGGAGCAGACGGACGGGAAGATCACCCACTTCGTGGCGGGCGTGGGCACCGGTGGCACGATCACCGGCACCGGCCGCTATCTGAAGGAGGTCAGCGGCGACTCGGTCAAGATCGTCGGTGCGGACCCGGAGGGCTCGGTCTACTCCGGCGGCTCCGGACGCCCGTATCTGGTCGAGGGCGTCGGTGAGGACTTCTGGCCGAGCGCGTACGACAGCACGGTCACGGACGAGATCGTCGCGGTGTCCGACAAGGACTCCTTCCAGATGACGCGCCGGCTCGCCAAGGAGGAGGGCCTGCTCGTCGGCGGCTCCTGCGGTATGGCGGTCGTGGCGGCCCTGGAGGTCGCGCAGCGGCTCGGCCCGGACGACGTGGTCGTCGTACTCCTGCCGGACAGCGGCCGCGGCTACCTGAGCAAGATCTTCAACGACGAGTGGATGGCCGACTACGGCTTCCTGGAGGACACCGGCCCGTCGGCGCGTGTGGGGGACGTACTCGCCCACAAGGAAGGCCCGATCCCGACGCTCGTCCACATGCACCCGGAGGAGACCGTCGGCGAGGCGATCGACGTCCTGCGCGAGTACGGCGTCTCGCAGATGCCGATCGTGAAGCCGGGCGCCGGGCACCCGGACGTGATGGCCGCGGAGGTCATCGGCTCGGTGGTGGAGCGCGAACTGCTGAACGCGCTGTTCGCACAGCGCGCCTCGCTCACCGACCCGCTGGAGAAGCACATGTCGCCGCCGCTGCCGCAGGTCGGCTCGGGCGAACCGGTCGAGGACCTGATGTCGGTGCTCAGCGGTGCGGACGCCGCGGACGCGGCGATCGTCCTCGTGGAGGGCAAGCCGAAGGGCGTCGTGAGCAGGCAGGACCTGCTGTCGTTCCTGGCGAAGGACGCCGGTCCCAAGCAGTAG